A genomic window from Vicia villosa cultivar HV-30 ecotype Madison, WI unplaced genomic scaffold, Vvil1.0 ctg.001498F_1_1, whole genome shotgun sequence includes:
- the LOC131635483 gene encoding protein MAIN-LIKE 2-like: MAQQLLTMGETHRGTRANLATFAVDRFRTRSHAYVEPDERIIPNLQACGFGHIIKVNNNTIDRKFILALQERWRPETHTFHLPIGECTITLEDVYMLLGLPIDGKAVNRSVQHANSMCERVLGRDLVVPTQGSRGQGISLVSLRDYYDELVLMDNFTEEHVWLMTKVYIMLMFGKLLFPESTGNTVNFFYLSKFDSISKIRKYSWGSAVLAMLYQSLCKNAVAEKCTFYGCAFLLQVWGWWRMPTLSPVGRNNYTFPYATRFCGPKLDYSKNPRGSVVLYRDLIDHLRAEDVLSLNFYMII; the protein is encoded by the exons atggctcaacaacttcttaccatgggtgaaacacacagaggaactaGAGCGAATTTGGCGACCTTT GCTGTTGACCGATTCCGTACACGTTCTCACGCTTACGTTGAACCCGACGAGAGGATTATTCCGAATCTCCAAGCATGTGGCTTCGGACATATCATAAAAGTTAACAACAACACCATAGACAGAAAATTCATCCTTGCCTTACAAGAGCGATGGAGGCCTGAAACCCACACGTTTCATCTTCCAATAGGTGAGTGTACTATTACTCTAGAGGATGTTTATATGTTACTTGGTCTGCCCATTGATGGCAAGGCTGTTAATAGATCTGTTCAACATGCTAATTCAATGTGTGAGAGAGTGTTGGGAAGAGATCTAGTTGTGCCTACTCAAGGTTCAAGAGGCCAGGGTATCAGTCTGGTCTCCCTTAGAGATTACTATGATGAACTCGTCTTGATGGACAACTTTACTGAGGAGCATGTTTGGTTAATGACTAAGGTTTATATAATGTTGATGTTTGGTAAACTTTTATTCCCGGAGTCGACAGGTAACACTGTCAACTTTTTCTATTTAAGTAAATTTGACAGTATTAGCAAGATTAggaaatatagttgggggtccgccgttttggcgatgttataccagtctctttgtaagaacgcggttgccgagaagtgcaccttctatggatgtgcgttcctcctacaagtatggggttggtggagaaTGCCGACGCTGTCCCCGGTAGGCAGGAACAACTACACGTTCCCTTATGCAACAAG GTTCTGTGGTCCTAAATTGGATTACAGTAAGAATCCGAGGGGGAGTGTTGTTTTATATCGGGACCTAATTGATCACCTCCGAGCTGAAGATGTATTATCCCTAAACTTTTATATGATCATATAG